A window of the Butyricimonas faecalis genome harbors these coding sequences:
- a CDS encoding TlpA family protein disulfide reductase translates to MNLLRTLAMGFPLPDEEWEAHNAEIDMLVDSNLNRIATVYFLENLITMNKYPSAKVLEHYDHLTQDVKNSYPGMLLKEKFDILRQTSVGGIAPDIDLPDVDGNHVTLYSLRGKYVLVDFWASWCRPCREEIPNLKMIYEKYKNQGFEIYSVSLDDKRESWIAAITELDLPWIHVSSLKGWDCPVAKHYNVTGVPKMFLLDPEGKVVAIDLRGEDLEKKVNSFFNI, encoded by the coding sequence TTGAATCTTTTGCGTACCCTTGCCATGGGATTTCCCTTGCCGGATGAAGAATGGGAGGCTCATAATGCGGAGATAGATATGCTTGTCGATTCGAATCTGAATAGGATTGCGACAGTCTATTTCCTTGAAAATTTAATTACGATGAACAAATATCCTTCTGCGAAGGTTTTGGAACATTATGATCATTTGACCCAAGATGTGAAAAATTCTTACCCGGGGATGTTGTTGAAAGAAAAGTTTGATATACTTAGGCAAACGAGTGTAGGGGGAATTGCTCCGGATATTGATTTGCCGGACGTGGATGGGAATCACGTGACGTTATATTCTTTGCGAGGGAAGTATGTGCTAGTGGACTTCTGGGCCTCTTGGTGCAGACCCTGTCGGGAAGAGATCCCGAATCTGAAAATGATTTATGAGAAATATAAGAATCAAGGATTTGAGATTTATAGCGTTTCTTTGGATGATAAGCGAGAATCTTGGATTGCGGCGATTACTGAATTGGATTTGCCGTGGATTCACGTGTCTTCATTGAAAGGATGGGATTGTCCCGTGGCAAAGCATTACAATGTAACAGGAGTTCCAAAGATGTTTTTATTGGATCCGGAGGGGAAAGTTGTTGCCATAGATTTACGTGGTGAAGATTTGGAGAAGAAAGTGAATTCTTTTTTTAATATATAA
- a CDS encoding DUF4369 domain-containing protein, with translation MANNFFISIIVSLLFCISACSEQGKYSISGTWKGGNGKVVYLLNSWADTTVRDSAVVKNEKFHMEKPIDRIERCVLIVGDGKREIMLDEVPIEITIEGFLGGVLEELIPRKLVVTGSPEQDLLEKE, from the coding sequence ATGGCAAATAATTTTTTTATATCGATAATTGTTTCTTTGCTTTTTTGTATATCAGCATGTAGTGAACAAGGAAAATATTCTATATCTGGAACATGGAAAGGGGGAAACGGTAAAGTAGTTTACTTGTTAAATAGTTGGGCGGATACGACGGTACGTGATTCTGCCGTGGTTAAAAATGAAAAATTTCACATGGAGAAACCGATTGACCGCATCGAGCGTTGCGTATTGATTGTTGGTGATGGCAAAAGGGAAATTATGTTGGATGAAGTACCTATTGAAATAACCATAGAAGGTTTTTTGGGTGGAGTTTTGGAGGAGTTGATTCCCAGAAAATTAGTCGTAACGGGGAGTCCGGAACAGGATTTGTTGGAAAAAGAATGA
- a CDS encoding TlpA disulfide reductase family protein, producing MKRFIIISLLLSFVGLGVSAQEKGFVIKGQIPGMKDGIKVSLLTAETAPSEVIVETTVKNGCFELRGQVEGPMLCTLITNNLALVSDQDETEKIRWTYTPVFVDNVEMAVETEHYDSIPFSDPITPCFKIIGGEVQADFNAYNLSIVKDKDSKEKQWEFILSHPHSVVSAYLGNIMMRGGYELTREEVEKLEQTIVSIPADPVRFKEFKQNCEYAKQTVKDNVIVNLALNDVNGKACDLSGVIPLGKYVLVDFWATWCGPCMAAIPHVKKLVERFPDTFTVIGISCDTNLKAWKVAIEKEKATWPQYVLTKEGYKDFLTKYQTSGVPYFLILNEEGKVICNPGYIEDVEREIERLCK from the coding sequence ATGAAAAGGTTTATTATAATCAGTTTGTTGTTGTCTTTTGTCGGGCTTGGAGTTTCGGCTCAGGAAAAAGGGTTTGTCATCAAGGGACAAATACCCGGGATGAAAGATGGCATTAAGGTTTCGCTTTTGACGGCAGAGACAGCACCTTCGGAAGTAATTGTTGAAACAACCGTGAAGAACGGTTGTTTCGAACTCAGGGGACAGGTGGAGGGGCCGATGTTGTGTACTTTGATTACGAATAATCTGGCTCTTGTTTCTGATCAGGATGAAACCGAGAAGATTAGATGGACTTATACACCGGTGTTTGTGGATAACGTGGAGATGGCAGTAGAAACGGAGCATTATGATAGTATCCCATTTTCAGACCCGATAACTCCTTGTTTTAAGATTATAGGAGGAGAGGTGCAGGCAGATTTTAATGCATATAATCTTTCAATCGTGAAAGATAAAGATAGTAAAGAGAAACAATGGGAGTTTATTCTTTCACATCCTCATTCCGTGGTATCAGCTTATTTGGGGAATATTATGATGCGGGGTGGTTATGAATTAACCCGAGAAGAGGTGGAGAAGTTAGAACAAACGATTGTTTCTATTCCTGCAGATCCCGTTCGTTTTAAGGAGTTCAAGCAGAACTGTGAGTATGCAAAACAAACGGTGAAGGATAATGTTATCGTGAATTTGGCCTTAAATGACGTGAATGGGAAGGCTTGTGATTTATCGGGGGTAATTCCTCTAGGGAAATATGTGTTGGTTGATTTTTGGGCTACATGGTGTGGACCTTGTATGGCAGCGATTCCACATGTAAAGAAGTTAGTAGAGCGGTTTCCTGATACTTTTACAGTGATCGGAATATCTTGTGATACAAATTTGAAAGCTTGGAAAGTTGCAATTGAAAAAGAGAAAGCCACATGGCCGCAGTATGTGCTCACGAAAGAAGGCTACAAAGATTTTTTGACCAAATATCAAACAAGTGGAGTGCCTTATTTCTTAATTCTGAATGAGGAAGGAAAAGTGATTTGTAATCCGGGATACATTGAGGATGTTGAACGGGAAATAGAACGTTTGTGTAAATAG
- a CDS encoding site-specific integrase, with product MRSTFKTVFYVNGSKERNGIVPIMGRVTINGTIAQFSCKLSVTKAIWDAKGNRAKGRSKEANEVNFALDNIKAQIAKHYQRLSDREAFVTAEMVRNAYQGIGTEYETLLRAFDKENAAFAQRVGKDRAVRTYRKYLTVRKYVAEFIKFQYKRSDMSMNELTEEFIRDFCLYLKNVIGLTQSTIWIYSIPLKHIVTAAHYNGKIQRNPFAMYHVDPDHKEREFLTEEELDIFAGIELENPNFAFARDLFMFGCWTGISFVDIKNLTEDNVAIISGSPWIVSQRQKTGVPFKIKLIDAAIQIIERYKPLRKDMHLFNIGSLDMVNKRIKKVAKMCGIKKRISFHVSRHSFAVLALNYGMPIESVSKILGHTDIATTQIYAKVTSTKLEHDISAFESRIKGHMPTMGGMA from the coding sequence ATGAGAAGTACATTCAAGACAGTCTTCTATGTAAACGGAAGCAAGGAGAGAAACGGAATTGTCCCTATCATGGGACGTGTGACAATCAACGGAACTATCGCACAGTTCAGTTGCAAGCTGAGCGTGACCAAGGCGATATGGGATGCCAAGGGCAACAGAGCCAAAGGCAGAAGCAAGGAAGCCAATGAGGTGAACTTTGCGCTTGATAACATCAAGGCTCAAATCGCTAAGCATTACCAACGGCTTTCCGACCGTGAGGCGTTCGTTACCGCTGAAATGGTGAGAAACGCATATCAAGGCATAGGTACGGAGTATGAGACATTACTCAGAGCTTTTGACAAGGAGAACGCAGCCTTTGCCCAACGCGTGGGAAAAGACCGAGCTGTCCGAACCTACCGCAAGTATCTGACGGTAAGAAAGTACGTTGCCGAGTTCATCAAATTTCAGTACAAGCGCAGCGATATGTCCATGAATGAGCTTACCGAGGAGTTCATCCGTGATTTTTGTCTGTATTTGAAGAATGTCATTGGACTCACGCAATCTACTATTTGGATATACTCCATACCATTGAAGCATATCGTCACGGCAGCACACTACAACGGCAAGATACAGAGAAATCCGTTTGCCATGTACCACGTTGACCCAGACCACAAGGAGCGTGAGTTCTTGACAGAGGAAGAATTGGACATATTTGCAGGAATAGAGTTGGAAAATCCCAACTTTGCTTTTGCGAGAGACTTGTTTATGTTTGGTTGTTGGACAGGTATCTCTTTCGTTGACATCAAGAATCTTACAGAGGACAATGTTGCCATTATAAGTGGGTCTCCATGGATAGTTTCTCAGCGTCAAAAGACAGGCGTACCATTCAAAATTAAACTGATAGATGCAGCCATACAGATAATTGAACGTTACAAGCCATTGAGAAAAGATATGCACTTGTTTAATATTGGCTCACTTGACATGGTAAACAAGCGTATAAAGAAAGTGGCAAAAATGTGTGGCATCAAGAAGCGAATTTCATTTCATGTAAGCCGGCATTCGTTCGCAGTTTTGGCTTTAAACTACGGTATGCCGATAGAGAGTGTAAGCAAGATACTGGGACATACGGACATCGCCACAACACAAATTTACGCAAAGGTGACAAGTACTAAATTGGAGCATGACATATCAGCTTTTGAAAGTCGAATCAAGGGGCATATGCCGACAATGGGGGGAATGGCATGA
- a CDS encoding RagB/SusD family nutrient uptake outer membrane protein, giving the protein MKKVIYIVVCVFALFGCSGFLEEYSQDKAYIRSYEDLDELLLGNAYFVRYQTRNSWQFSGVSGDLYYPWIHVLADELCQQTGGFSWVAGGACGSIYGYYTWQYRVYENVEGKQVWDDGADFRHLYSHINACNMILEETKAFEEMTEEEDVQNVNRIKGECHFLRGCYYFLLANFYGKPYVASTAESDPAVPIKTSNYVEDKYYSRNSVAEVYKQIVTDLLDAEKFLKDVPKKSMWRADINAVRLMLSRVYLYMCLYEEAEKYAALVTENGPQLEDLNSFSGKEFLSTNLSELIFSTGASSLPGNVTFYSRNDGTEPGFVSGNDMRISNELYEAYNPRNPIDLRLQYFVLDYDGSIRYRKLQGETFQTTDLSDVFLMRTAEAWLNLAEAAACAGDEPTARKALNTLREKRIKREFFDESEVNGLTGENLVQFIREERRRELCLEGHRWFDLRRYRVAEKYPQEVTVEHVYVNKTYNSSTYEYETLWIRKFVLTTDDPAWVMPLPKAEIDKNTGMLDNPRNERGYEDVNN; this is encoded by the coding sequence ATGAAAAAAGTTATATATATAGTAGTTTGTGTCTTTGCGTTATTCGGATGTTCGGGATTTCTCGAAGAGTATTCGCAGGATAAGGCTTACATCCGAAGTTATGAGGATTTGGATGAATTGTTATTGGGAAATGCTTATTTCGTGAGATATCAGACGCGCAATAGCTGGCAATTTTCGGGAGTATCCGGGGATCTTTACTATCCATGGATTCACGTGTTGGCTGATGAATTGTGTCAACAAACGGGAGGTTTTTCGTGGGTTGCGGGTGGTGCTTGTGGTTCTATTTATGGCTACTATACCTGGCAGTACCGTGTTTATGAAAACGTGGAAGGGAAACAAGTATGGGATGACGGGGCGGATTTCAGACATCTGTATTCCCATATAAATGCTTGTAATATGATTTTGGAGGAGACGAAAGCATTTGAGGAGATGACGGAGGAGGAAGATGTGCAGAACGTGAACCGGATTAAGGGCGAATGTCATTTTTTAAGAGGGTGTTACTATTTTTTATTGGCTAATTTTTACGGGAAACCTTATGTAGCATCAACGGCAGAGAGTGATCCGGCAGTTCCGATCAAGACATCAAATTATGTGGAGGATAAGTATTACAGTCGAAATTCCGTGGCGGAGGTATATAAACAGATTGTGACGGATTTACTCGATGCGGAGAAGTTTCTGAAAGATGTTCCGAAGAAATCCATGTGGAGAGCGGATATAAATGCCGTGAGATTGATGTTAAGCCGGGTGTATTTGTATATGTGTTTGTATGAAGAGGCAGAGAAGTATGCGGCATTGGTAACAGAAAATGGACCTCAACTAGAAGATTTGAATAGTTTTTCCGGGAAAGAATTTCTAAGTACGAATTTGTCTGAATTGATTTTTTCGACCGGGGCGTCTTCATTACCCGGAAACGTGACATTTTATTCTCGCAATGATGGGACGGAACCGGGTTTTGTTAGCGGTAATGATATGCGAATTTCTAACGAATTGTATGAAGCGTATAATCCTCGAAATCCGATAGATTTGCGTTTGCAATATTTTGTTCTTGACTATGATGGGTCTATTCGTTATCGAAAATTACAAGGAGAGACTTTTCAGACAACAGATTTGTCAGATGTTTTCTTGATGCGAACAGCGGAGGCGTGGTTGAATCTGGCGGAAGCGGCGGCCTGTGCAGGTGATGAACCGACAGCAAGGAAAGCTTTAAATACTTTGCGAGAGAAAAGAATTAAGCGAGAGTTTTTTGATGAATCGGAAGTAAATGGTCTTACTGGAGAGAACCTCGTGCAGTTTATCCGGGAGGAACGTAGACGTGAACTTTGTCTGGAAGGACATCGATGGTTTGATTTAAGGCGTTACCGGGTGGCAGAAAAGTATCCGCAGGAAGTAACTGTGGAGCATGTTTATGTCAATAAAACGTATAATAGTTCGACGTATGAATATGAGACATTATGGATACGAAAATTTGTATTGACAACGGATGATCCCGCATGGGTAATGCCTTTGCCTAAAGCGGAGATCGATAAGAATACAGGAATGCTTGATAATCCTCGGAACGAGAGGGGGTATGAAGATGTAAACAATTAA